The sequence ATCGTGGGGGCGCGCAGCGACGTGCTGCTGGTCTCGCCGAGGATGGCAAAGGCCATGGCGCCGAGCCCGACGTAGTAGAAGAAGGCGTAGACGACGGTGAGCGACGCCTGCACCCACTTGGCGCCGCTGGTGGGCACGACGTCCATGAtgccgatgaggaagaggatggcgGTCAGGATGCACATGCACGAGACGAagatgcggcggcggccaaaCGAGTTCATGATGGCCCAGCTGAGGATGTTGCCGGCGAGCCCGCAGGCCGTGACGCCGATGCCCAGGTCGAAGCTCTTCTCGGTCGGCAGGCCGGCCAGCTCGAAGAAGTAGGTGGAGAAGCCGAGCACGAAGATGATGCCGGTGAAGTGCTGGCACACGAAGACGCCCATGGAGATGGCGGTGCGCACCAGGTTGGTGCTCTTGAAGCACTGCACCAGCGAGCCCTGCTCCGAGCCCgacgcctcctcctcggcgaTGGTGGCCTCGAGCGTGGCCAGCTTTGCGTCGAGGTCGACGCCGGCGCCGTACAGCTTGCGCAGCGCCGTCCTGGCCTGCTCGCGCTTGCCCACGCGCGCGAGGTGCCACGGCGTCTCGGGCGCAaagggcagcagcgccagcaggaacgcgcagaagaagagctggatgGCAAACGGCGCGCGGTACGCCCACCGGCTTTCCCAGCCGCCAAAGCCCTTGATGGCCACGTTGCTCAGCAGCTGGCCCGTGCCGATGCCGAACTGCACGCCGGCCGTCGCGATGCCGCGGAACGCCACGGGCGCGCACTCGGACGACGCCAGCGGCGACAGCGTCAGGTAGAAGCCCAGCCCCAGGCCCAGGATCAGCTTGGACACCAGGAAGGCGCCCTTTGCCGTGGAGAACATCTCGCCAAAGATGCCGCCCGCCACGACGGCCACGCCCATCAGCAGCGCGGCCTTGCGGCCCCAGCGGTCGGCGACCCACGAGCACAGGAAGCCGCCGAAGAACTGGCCGACGGAGCTGACGGTGTTGAAGGCGGACTGCCAGTCGGCGGGCAGGACGGGCTGGCCGCGGTAGATGTAGCCAAAGTCGCGGCGGAAGGCCTCGACGGAGAGCATGCCGCCGTTGACTTGGGCGTCGAAGCCCCTGTTTTTTTTGGTAAGATGTGTTAGCTTATATACATTatacaatatatattatatatgtgAAGCTGAAGTGAGAGTAGCATCAAAGAGTATGAGAGACTCATATTGGCAAGTGTTTAAGACTCACCAGCCAACGCCCGCCATGGCCCAGTAAAAGGCCCAAAACACCAGCGCCGGGTGCTTCAGAAACACCTCCTTGACCGTCAATTCATGCTCCCGCTGGATGTCGACGCGCACCGTGTCGTCCTTTGCGCTGGAAAACTCGTCCACGCCCGAGACGTGAGTCTCCAGCGGAGCACCGACGCGCTTCTCGTCTTCGGACAGGCCCATTGTTTGGCACAAATTGCCTCGGCTGTTTTTCTCactgtctttgtctttgaaCGAAAAAGATCTCACAGACACACACAAGACAAGGGGAAAGAGACAATTGAATGAATTTGCCTACGAATTGGCCGGTATCATAATAACGAAAACGGGGGAAGGGAAACAAAGAATCAAGAGAGGGGTGATTACAAGTTCATATAGTGGTGTTTACCACCATTGAAGGGGGGCCAAAAATCCAAACGTGGTGTGAAACGAAACAGAACGTCAGTTGTAGCACCAACGGGCATGGTTCAAGGATGGgcgcaagaaaaaaaaaaaaaaacgaggcCAAGCCTTGTCAGTCCCGTGGTGTTTGACGCATCCAGATTTCCGGCTGCATATGCACATGCAACAACGGGCAAGCCTGGGGAAAAAAGCTAGCCCCctccaagaaaagaaaagaagaaaagaaaaattaaaataaaataaaataaaataaaataaaagtgcCTGTTCGGACCGATTCCGTAATTGGTAGCCGgctaaaaagagaaacaaataGAGTGGCCAAGGGAACAAAATGGAAGCAGCAATATACTTTTGTAAAGGCCCTACTTTTTTGCTAGCTGTTTTCTAACGCGGAAACTTGTATGACTGTATGGCCTAGACCAGGTCGGCGGGTAAGCCGATTCGAggtgggaagaaaaagggataAAAGAGAAGGGTTGACGGTTGAGTAATATTGGCACCAGGTCTAGCCGAGCTGTTGCATCCCTGCTCGCTGTATAGGCCTAGGACAGCATACAGTATGTTACCGAAAACAATATTCCAAGTCTCTATGACTATTGTGTTTGTATTGACAAGTTGTGAAAAGCGTGTTTCATTAGGTACTTTATCGTTGTTGTAGGGATCATCTTCTAGAGGCCCATGTCGCCTTTGTTTGAGACGGCGAGGCTGATCCTTTCTTCAACAATGGCGAGGCTGCACCTCCTTTAGCCACTGCGGCAGGGGCATTTCGAAACTACATGCAGGTAACTATTATCATAAGCTATTAAGACGGGCTGTGCTAGTGCGAGGTGCTGACACTTACCAATCAATAGTTTATCGGCGCAGTTGACAGCCTTTCCAACCTGTGCAGACCTTGCTTCAATTGATGTATCAGCGTGAATACTATAACTCGCAATTTGGCATGCAAAGCTGGGAGCTATTCAACGCGTCTAAAACAGGCTAGATGAGGTGAGAATACAGCCCCAGTAACCCAAAAAAAGGTACGATTCAACATGTTCCGGGATGGTTAGCCGACCATAGCCAGAGCGGTCTAACAAGCCTGCACCAAGGTGGAGTCTGCACAACAGGGAACAAGGTCGGGGGAAACGGTCCAAACGAGTCTGGGGTGCAGCAGACAGAGAACAGCGAGTTGGCGATGCTgcaaaagaaagcaaaatgcGGAGGGCGACGCTCCCCGGCAGTTGTGCGAGATCAACGAGACGCCATCGCCAACCGCATGTCTCGCGCAGCCAACACACACTTCCCAGTCCAACACGCCGCGAGACGGCGATTGGCTGGCTGCCCCTGGAATGGCTGCAGTGGCGCGAGGTCGCCGCCGTGGGgtagaagaaggggaagacgCTAATAGTGGCCGTTGCGGGGATGGATGGTGTGAGACGGCACAATGAGTTGACGGTGGGCAGATGATGAGAAGGGCGAAACGCTGACACACACATGTAGACAGACGGATACGACAAGTAGCAGCAACACCTACTgtacaacagcagcagcaatcaaTATAAGTCAAACCAAGCCAAACCagatcctgctgctgctgctacctctCTGTATGCACACAACTCAACCCATTCGCCGACGGCCCTACTGATGCCTCCCACCCCCTTGACGGCGTTGCGCCCGTCGGAAGTTATAGCCGTGGCATCATCAACTGCGATGCACAGGCCGCATTATGCCGTAAAACGCGGGTGAGAGGGTCGGCCGGGCGGCGGTAGCATCCCGAGCGCTCTTGTTCTGGGGAAGAGAACCACGGGATGGAACGGTGGCAACACTAGGGTTGTCAAAAAGACCACTGACAAGGGGACatgagaaagggaaaaaaaaaaaaaaaaaaaaaaagaaaaccaggccagagacaaaaagaaatcaCCCGGTGGCAGATGATGATAGTCCCCGTCTTGCCTATTGTTGCCTAGCAGCATTGCCCCATGCAGTACAGGAAGAAAACTCTTCCATCCTGCTGGATACGGAGCACAACGTCCCTCTTGCAACTTCTGGGGTCCCCATAATAATGCTGCCAGCATACCGGTGTTAGTCCTTCGTGCAGCACAGTAATCCCGTATACTGCCATGCCCTTGTCACTGCGTTAATGGCATCAGGTCAACTCAAAACACTACAACCGCACTCGCCGTAAAGGTGGAAAAAAATTTACATCTCCGGGATAATAATGCCTCTGTtaataaaatgaaaataaaatgaaaaaaaagaacggcCGACGCTCAGCTCCAAATGCGCCCAGCCGGCCCTATTTCGCAGCCCAGCTCTGAATGACAAAGAAATAGCGGCCATTAGCCCCAAAAGTGCCCCGGACTCTGCTGCCATCCCCCTCCCACTACTCCCCTTTTTCCCAGCACCACTGCCGAGCCCTGTCCGAACCCGCCGAAACGCTAAGCGTCCATTCCTTTAGGGCAGAGCCTCGGGCGGCTAATACAAGCCGGGGCTGCCCCCAATGTCTAGGTAATAAAGGAACCAGGagagccaccgccgccgccgccgccttgcTGTCCATCATCACGGCCAACCGAGACTCCCCGAGCTCGAAACAAACCTTTCGCTTCCTGCTTCTCGTTCTTTGCCCTCGCGGCCCCCTTCCCCCCGCGTATCGCCCATCGCCAGATTCGATCCTCGCCCAGGAAGTGGCTCCCTCTGCGCGCGCGaaggcccccccccccccttgcgCATGTCGCTGCCGCCGAATCCAGCAATGCCGCCGCCTCGGGCTCAGCCGCAGTCGCCGTTCCTCGCCACGGCCCTGGTATATCCTGGCgccggtggcagcagcagcagcagcgcgggCAGCTTCGCCGTCAACGGCAGCGACGTGGCTGGCCTTAGCCCAGCAAGTAGCGCTGGCAACACGGCCGTTGGCATGGGACCGCGACACGGCGGCCAAGACGCCTCGCTGTCGCTGGCCCCGTTGACGTCGCCCGTTGGCGCTCAGCACGCCCAGCAGGACCTGCAACAACACTTTGTCGATGCTGACGGCGGCGATCTCAACACCGCGGCGGCCGCCAGCTCCGGCATCAGCCTCGGCGGCCCGTCGTCGCCCTTGGACGCGGCCGACATGGCCGGCCGGCGCCCGGGCAAGCGTCCGGCTGCTCGCGGCACGGCCTTCTACCCCCGGAAGCGCGCAAACACGGCCTGCCAGGTGTGCAGGGCGCGCAAGACAAAGTGCGACAACAAGAAGCCCGCATGCAGCTACTGCGTCAGCGTCGGCGCCACGTGCATCCAGTCGCCCGTCGACCTGTCCAGCTTCGACCCCGCCAGCCTGAAGATCCTCGATCGCATCGACGAGCTGGAGCGCCTGCTGCGCCATGCCGTGCCCATCCCTGGAGctgggcctgggcctgggcctgggcctgggcctggaTCGTCCGGGGCTGGGGCCGGGATCGCCTCCCCGGGTGCGGCCGCCGCGGCGCCACAGCCGGCTCTCGCATCTCCCGGCGCCTACGGCCCTGGCGCCGCGTTCGCCGGCCACAACCACCACAaccagcaccaccaccagcaccagcagcgcctgCCCCCACTGAGGGCCGGCGGCTTCGACTTAcacggccacggccacggcgCCAGCGTCAGCAGCCTCAAGCACGCCGATGACAACGACGTGCACATCACTAGCCTGCTGCCCCAGCGTGTGGATCATATCCTGCAGTGGCCAGTCTTCTACAATTCCGGGTCCCACCACCACTCGCCAGCTTCGTATCGCGCCCCTCCCGATGCCATCGCAACCCCTCCTTCTGGCTCAGGCTCTTTGGCCGGCCTTATCGACATGGACTCGCACCGGATATACCGTCTGCTGGACAACTTTTTCCTCCATATCCACTGCAAGAACCCGATTCTCGACGAGGTGCTGGCCCGTCGCATGGTTCTAAATGCTTTTCTCGACGGTATAGACTGGTCTCCTGCCTCTTGCCTAGCCCTGATTATATGTGCCCTCGGCTGCATCGCCACGCCCTTTGGCCCCAGCGGGGAGACCAAGCTGGGCACCCAGACCTATAATGACTCTCAAATCTTCTTCCAAGCGGCCCAAAAGCGCATTGGCATCCTGCTCGTGCGCTCCGACATCGTCGGCGCGCAGTGCCTGTTCCTCTCGGGCATCTACCTGATGATGGTCTTCCAGCCCGTCTACGCCtggcgcttcttctcccaagcCCTAGCCGCCTGCCAGCACTTCCCCTTCCTAGCCCGCGCCCAGAACCTCAACGCCTCGCTCGACTCCATGGAGATGGGCCGCCAAGACACGCAGGAGCAGGCCGTCTATTGGTCGGCCTGGAAGTCTGAGCGAGAGCTGCGCCAGGAGCTGGACCTTCCCGATTTCGACATCCTCCACTCTGGCAGCACCTTGTATCCGCCCTTCTTCCCCGCGCCGCCGGTAGCCCCGGCCGAATCCCCGGACGGGCCCGACTCGGAGACGCAGCGCGCGCGCGCCGCCTGGCTGTTCTACCTGGCTGAGATCTCGCTCCGCCGCCTCACCAGCCGGCTGTCCAGAGAGGTGCTGGACCTGCGGGCAAAGTACACGTCCGACGCGGCGCTGCTCGACACGCTGCTCGACATGATGCCCGAGTACGAGGCCCAGATTGGCGAGTGGTCCGAGAGCCTGCCCGCCGACCTCTCCATCCACACGCCCGTGGAGGAGGACGGCATCTGCCGGTCAGTCCTGCGCGGCCGCATGATCAACCTCTTCGAGCAGCTCTACTGGCCCTTTGTCATGGCCAGCATCAGCGCCCACATCGCCCGCCGCCCTGTCAAGCCGGCCGTGGCCGACTTCGCCAAGCGAGGCCTCGAGACGCACATGCACCAGGTGCGCGTCAACAAGCCGGGcttccaccaccgccaccacgGCGGCATGTTCATGATCCGGGCGTGCACGCGGAgcgcgctggtgctgctggcggcggccaaggcTGGGTGCAGCATGCCCACCGACTGGGAGGATTCCGTCTACAAGACGGTGGGCATGCTGGCGTACTGGGAGGACGAGGACAGGGACTTGATACACTGGCGGGCGACGCTGGAGCGGGAGCTTGCGTTGACGCGG comes from Trichoderma asperellum chromosome 3, complete sequence and encodes:
- a CDS encoding uncharacterized protein (EggNog:ENOG41~TransMembrane:12 (i53-70o105-125i132-150o156-174i186-206o226-243i311-334o346-366i375-396o408-429i441-462o474-493i)), with amino-acid sequence MGLSEDEKRVGAPLETHVSGVDEFSSAKDDTVRVDIQREHELTVKEVFLKHPALVFWAFYWAMAGVGWGFDAQVNGGMLSVEAFRRDFGYIYRGQPVLPADWQSAFNTVSSVGQFFGGFLCSWVADRWGRKAALLMGVAVVAGGIFGEMFSTAKGAFLVSKLILGLGLGFYLTLSPLASSECAPVAFRGIATAGVQFGIGTGQLLSNVAIKGFGGWESRWAYRAPFAIQLFFCAFLLALLPFAPETPWHLARVGKREQARTALRKLYGAGVDLDAKLATLEATIAEEEASGSEQGSLVQCFKSTNLVRTAISMGVFVCQHFTGIIFVLGFSTYFFELAGLPTEKSFDLGIGVTACGLAGNILSWAIMNSFGRRRIFVSCMCILTAILFLIGIMDVVPTSGAKWVQASLTVVYAFFYYVGLGAMAFAILGETSSTSLRAPTIALATATQAVMGIAFNFAIPYMVNPDEANLKGKVGFIFGGLALIATAWSWFFVPELKGRTFDEIDRMFQAKVPPRKMGSYQLTPY
- a CDS encoding uncharacterized protein (EggNog:ENOG41), whose product is MSLPPNPAMPPPRAQPQSPFLATALVYPGAGGSSSSSAGSFAVNGSDVAGLSPASSAGNTAVGMGPRHGGQDASLSLAPLTSPVGAQHAQQDLQQHFVDADGGDLNTAAAASSGISLGGPSSPLDAADMAGRRPGKRPAARGTAFYPRKRANTACQVCRARKTKCDNKKPACSYCVSVGATCIQSPVDLSSFDPASLKILDRIDELERLLRHAVPIPGAGPGPGPGPGPGSSGAGAGIASPGAAAAAPQPALASPGAYGPGAAFAGHNHHNQHHHQHQQRLPPLRAGGFDLHGHGHGASVSSLKHADDNDVHITSLLPQRVDHILQWPVFYNSGSHHHSPASYRAPPDAIATPPSGSGSLAGLIDMDSHRIYRLLDNFFLHIHCKNPILDEVLARRMVLNAFLDGIDWSPASCLALIICALGCIATPFGPSGETKLGTQTYNDSQIFFQAAQKRIGILLVRSDIVGAQCLFLSGIYLMMVFQPVYAWRFFSQALAACQHFPFLARAQNLNASLDSMEMGRQDTQEQAVYWSAWKSERELRQELDLPDFDILHSGSTLYPPFFPAPPVAPAESPDGPDSETQRARAAWLFYLAEISLRRLTSRLSREVLDLRAKYTSDAALLDTLLDMMPEYEAQIGEWSESLPADLSIHTPVEEDGICRSVLRGRMINLFEQLYWPFVMASISAHIARRPVKPAVADFAKRGLETHMHQVRVNKPGFHHRHHGGMFMIRACTRSALVLLAAAKAGCSMPTDWEDSVYKTVGMLAYWEDEDRDLIHWRATLERELALTRHE